The Gadus chalcogrammus isolate NIFS_2021 chromosome 10, NIFS_Gcha_1.0, whole genome shotgun sequence genome contains a region encoding:
- the reep2 gene encoding receptor expression-enhancing protein 2: MVSWIISRIVVLAFGTLYPAYSSYKAVKTKNVKEYVKWMMYWIVFALFSTAETVTDLVLSWFPFYFELKIAFVIWLLSPYTKGSSVLYRKFVHPTLSNKEKEIDEYITQAKDKSYETMMRFGKRGLNIAATAAVTAATKGQGVLSDKLRSFSMQDLTMINADDDLGLRSTEARPRRDPLEDGGSGASTLPRTRTASTRRETRSLSMVVPDDASSLHGSDQSDTRTEQSDEDPTEKPPKRAAAATTAAKVVKKPAASKTETQTKVVKKTTKKKVVAASAETP; encoded by the exons cctCGCCTTTGGGACTCTCTACCCCGCCTACTCCTCCTACAAGGCTGTCAAAACTAAGAATGTAAAAGAATAT gtgaagTGGATGATGTACTGGATAGTGTTTGCGCTCTTCTCGACGGCGGAGACGGTGACTGACCTGGTGCTGTCCTG GTTCCCGTTTTATTTTGAGCTGAAGATTGCCTTTGTCATCTGGCTCCTGTCCCCCTACACCAAAGGCTCCAGTGTCCTCTACCGCAAGTTCGTCCACCCCACCCTGTCCAACAAGGAGAAG GAGATAGACGAGTACATCACCCAGGCCAAAGACAAGAGCTACGAGACCATGATGCGCTTCGGCAAGAGGGGGCTCAACATCGCGGCGACCGCAGCCGTCACTGCGGCAACCAAG GGCCAGGGGGTTCTCTCTGACAAGCTGCGGAGCTTCAGCATGCAGGACCTGACCATGATCAACGCGGACGACGACCTGGGGCTGCGCTCCACGGAGGCCCGCCCCCGACGGGACCCCCTGGAGGACGGGGGTTCAGGGGCCAGCACGCTGCCACGCACCCGCACCGCCAGCACCCGGCGGGAGA CCCGCTCCCTGTCCATGGTCGTCCCCGACGACGCCTCCTCGCTGCACGGCTCAGACCAGTCGGACACGCGGACGGAGCAGTCGGACGAGGACCCCACGGAGAAGCCCCCCaagcgcgccgccgccgccaccaccgccgccaagGTCGTCAAGAAGCCCGCCGCCAGCAAGACGGAG actcagACCAAGGTGGTGAAGAAGACGACCAAGAAGAAGGTCGTGGCCGCTAGCGCCGAGACGCCCTGA